In Mycolicibacterium alvei, a single window of DNA contains:
- a CDS encoding ATP-dependent nuclease: MTYILGPNGTGKTAVLEALSRMFGPSQTQRRIRVEDFHVPIDKSPADIRADGQTLWLEVDVEFPETRDGAQHGSVPPNFAHMAIDSAEGVPRIRVRLTATLALDGFIDEKIEYVLETDEFGNPTRRADMSRYDRGHIEVHYLPARRDPADHISYTTASLIGRCLRAADWTKERVDIGDLSAQITTSLVGNAAVGSIGLRLTDEWQGLHGGMYFKDPSIAFGRGDFEGVLRQITVTFSPSHDTVPLPFERLSDGQKSLLYISLVLAWQALARRVLSGEESTLDADRLRPPVHTVIALEEPENSLSPQYLGRIIRQLRAACDLGDVQSLIATHAPTLLRRVDPDAIRFLRLNDVRETIVKRIVLPEDGEMAAKYVREAVQAYPELYFSRFVVLGEGDSEQVVLPRFLAAAGIAEEDASVLVVPLGGRHVNHFWRLLNELQIPHVTLLDLDAGRYHGGWGRVRNALKQINAVRSDTFAKAKVDELPKWNDDQDFPAFIDPDRNFDEGRGPVAVLEEHGVYFSDPVDLDLMMMAAYPDAYGVVPSEADDDAIVAVLGKSHVNEGRLPDNLLRLFDDYHQKFDLGSKPAAHLTALAELSDKQLLDGLPSTLSRLVADVRKKLAGLPE; the protein is encoded by the coding sequence ATGACCTATATACTTGGGCCGAACGGTACTGGCAAGACCGCTGTGCTGGAAGCGCTTTCGCGAATGTTCGGCCCGTCGCAGACTCAACGGAGAATTCGTGTCGAAGACTTCCATGTGCCAATCGACAAGTCGCCGGCCGATATTAGAGCCGACGGGCAGACCCTTTGGCTTGAGGTGGATGTCGAGTTCCCGGAAACCCGCGACGGCGCACAACATGGATCGGTCCCACCAAACTTCGCGCACATGGCGATCGATAGCGCAGAGGGGGTGCCGCGGATCCGTGTACGCCTGACCGCGACGCTCGCCCTCGACGGCTTCATCGACGAGAAGATTGAGTATGTATTGGAGACAGACGAATTCGGCAATCCAACTCGTCGTGCCGACATGTCTCGTTACGATCGCGGACATATTGAAGTGCACTACCTGCCTGCGCGCCGCGACCCAGCTGACCACATCTCATACACGACGGCCTCGCTAATCGGCCGGTGTTTGCGAGCTGCAGATTGGACGAAAGAGCGGGTAGATATTGGTGATCTTTCAGCACAAATCACGACCTCGCTTGTAGGAAATGCTGCGGTGGGCAGCATAGGTTTGCGTTTGACAGACGAATGGCAAGGGCTTCACGGAGGCATGTACTTCAAGGATCCGTCAATTGCATTCGGGCGAGGTGATTTTGAGGGCGTGCTGCGTCAGATTACTGTGACGTTCTCGCCCTCGCATGACACTGTGCCACTGCCATTCGAGAGGTTAAGTGACGGTCAGAAGTCTTTGCTCTACATCTCGCTCGTCCTTGCCTGGCAGGCTCTCGCCAGACGAGTGCTCAGCGGCGAGGAGTCGACGTTGGATGCTGACCGGTTGCGCCCGCCCGTACATACGGTCATTGCACTGGAAGAGCCAGAAAACAGCCTCTCGCCACAGTATCTCGGCCGAATCATCCGTCAGCTGCGAGCTGCATGTGATTTGGGCGATGTTCAGTCACTCATCGCGACACACGCACCAACGCTGCTGCGTCGCGTGGATCCAGACGCGATCCGATTCTTGCGATTGAACGATGTGAGGGAGACCATCGTCAAGCGCATCGTCCTACCGGAGGACGGCGAGATGGCCGCCAAGTACGTACGGGAAGCCGTCCAGGCCTATCCAGAGTTGTACTTCTCTCGATTCGTCGTGCTCGGCGAGGGCGACAGTGAGCAGGTCGTGTTGCCACGTTTTTTGGCTGCTGCCGGCATCGCTGAGGAAGATGCTTCCGTGCTGGTGGTGCCGCTCGGCGGGCGGCACGTCAACCACTTTTGGCGTTTACTCAACGAATTGCAGATTCCTCACGTCACTTTGCTTGACCTCGATGCTGGTCGCTATCACGGTGGCTGGGGTCGAGTGCGCAACGCTCTGAAGCAGATCAATGCCGTTCGCTCAGACACGTTCGCGAAGGCAAAGGTTGACGAGCTTCCTAAGTGGAACGACGATCAAGACTTTCCGGCTTTCATCGACCCGGACCGGAACTTTGACGAGGGCCGCGGGCCCGTTGCGGTGCTTGAGGAGCATGGCGTCTACTTCTCCGACCCAGTCGATCTCGATCTGATGATGATGGCCGCCTATCCCGATGCTTACGGGGTCGTGCCGTCTGAGGCCGATGATGATGCGATCGTGGCTGTGCTCGGAAAAAGCCATGTGAACGAAGGACGCCTGCCCGATAATCTTCTCCGATTGTTTGATGATTACCATCAGAAATTTG
- a CDS encoding helicase-related protein — protein sequence MPKYRFHWSNLPADLLDELCNGLFDDCDGFDPADVLYDAYGARPKEDFAAEAWDVLREAWLEHDKESRERVVADLREIRHENGQITNRRAQMEYLRELRNAKTLRTVVLQAFIDRGEIESEPPGPEPPAVATPKPRPPTTIPKSTATKPGEQVITAVETNPADLNVAPGSIVVIRDEEWLVTSAEQGADGWLVRVRGLSELVAETTAAFYSSLDKIQVQDPKKAKVVPDGSSGYRDSRLWLEALIRKTPVPYGDQNLTVSTHMLADALAYQRAAVTKALDPQHIRPRILLADAVGLGKTLEIGMILSELVRRGRGERILIVTPKHVLEQMQHELWCRFALPFVRLDSIGIQKVRQKLPATRNPFTYFKRAIISIDTLKSPRYKAHLERQQWDAVVIDESHNLTNTGTQNNELARVLAPNTEALILASATPHNGKEESFAELLRLLDPTVVHADGGFTKRDVESLLIRRHRHSPDVAAEVGSDWAERAEPVHLLVKPSAAEDAVAAELSTTWLHPASGSSPYSGDTKALFPWTLAKAFLSSPAALAESIKQRRAKLDQNDAKQRAELKALNTLDELNEVALGDQAGKFAALVKRLKQIGVGKGSETRAVVFAERIATLTWLRNNLPAALGLKSENIAMLHGGLSDVEQQELVDSFKLETSPIRVLVTGDVASEGVNLHAQCHHLIHYDIPWSLIRIEQRNGRIDRYGQKHPPVMSSLILEPSDPEFSGDLRVLSRLLERENQAHETLGDVASLMGKHSVTEEENVIRDVLAKGSELDDAVRTAAEVAAGEDLDAFFAEFDAVEATATPLPASPRQSLYPDDLTFLDEALHAAFHDKPHAKPEQGGIGWTVSAPHGIAELSPPRDLRQRLAQLPQNYLQHGRVLERLKLATNPTVGTAQLRIAREGKGINNTTWPEAHYLGPLHPVLDWASDRALTALGRNQVFAIRGDVDAPTVLLMGTLSNKRGQLISRVFSTAVFRKPANPDFCMVEPLEDISFLTSQTGLKPGASNPGPIAGPERYQALIPIAVERARLQMRTVLTAQEAATTERLAQWRMRAQRWHDDAEQLELFGAQRSKVSKLGQRINDEQRLADLLAPTQQLVRPLLIIVPTDIPVAGKEL from the coding sequence GTGCCTAAGTACAGGTTCCACTGGTCAAACCTGCCCGCAGACCTCCTCGACGAGCTCTGCAACGGCCTGTTCGACGACTGCGACGGGTTCGACCCGGCCGACGTGCTATATGACGCCTACGGTGCCCGCCCGAAGGAAGACTTCGCCGCCGAAGCCTGGGATGTGCTGCGCGAGGCCTGGCTGGAGCACGATAAGGAGTCGCGCGAACGTGTCGTCGCGGACCTGCGGGAAATCCGCCATGAGAATGGTCAGATCACCAACCGCAGAGCCCAGATGGAGTATCTGCGCGAGCTGAGGAATGCCAAGACTCTGCGAACCGTGGTCCTGCAGGCGTTCATCGACCGCGGTGAAATCGAGTCCGAGCCGCCCGGGCCCGAACCGCCCGCGGTCGCGACACCGAAGCCGAGACCGCCCACCACAATTCCAAAGTCCACTGCAACAAAGCCCGGAGAACAAGTGATCACCGCCGTCGAAACCAACCCTGCCGACCTCAACGTCGCTCCCGGCTCGATCGTCGTCATTCGCGACGAGGAATGGCTGGTCACCTCGGCCGAGCAGGGAGCCGACGGCTGGCTGGTCCGGGTGCGTGGCCTCTCCGAGTTGGTGGCCGAAACCACCGCCGCTTTCTACTCCAGTCTCGACAAGATCCAAGTGCAGGATCCTAAGAAAGCGAAAGTGGTCCCCGACGGCTCGTCGGGCTACCGCGACTCCCGACTGTGGCTGGAGGCACTGATCAGAAAGACGCCAGTTCCTTACGGGGACCAAAACCTGACCGTCTCGACCCACATGCTCGCCGATGCCCTGGCTTACCAGCGGGCGGCGGTCACCAAGGCGCTCGACCCGCAGCACATCCGCCCGCGTATCTTGCTCGCCGACGCTGTCGGGCTGGGCAAGACGCTGGAGATCGGCATGATCCTGTCGGAGCTGGTGCGACGTGGCCGTGGTGAACGCATCTTGATCGTCACGCCCAAGCACGTCTTGGAGCAGATGCAGCACGAGTTGTGGTGCCGCTTCGCGCTGCCGTTCGTCCGCCTCGACTCGATTGGCATCCAGAAGGTCCGCCAGAAGCTGCCGGCCACCCGCAACCCGTTCACCTATTTCAAGCGGGCCATCATCTCCATCGACACCCTCAAGAGCCCTCGCTACAAGGCTCACCTGGAACGCCAGCAGTGGGACGCCGTGGTCATCGACGAGTCCCACAACCTCACCAACACCGGCACTCAGAACAATGAGCTCGCCCGCGTCCTGGCCCCCAACACCGAGGCGCTCATCCTGGCCTCTGCCACCCCGCACAACGGCAAGGAAGAATCCTTCGCCGAACTGCTGCGGCTGCTGGACCCGACAGTGGTGCACGCCGACGGTGGCTTCACAAAACGGGACGTCGAGTCGCTGCTGATCCGCCGGCATCGGCACAGCCCAGACGTCGCCGCCGAGGTCGGCAGTGATTGGGCCGAACGTGCCGAGCCGGTACACCTGCTTGTCAAACCATCCGCGGCCGAGGACGCGGTCGCCGCGGAGCTGTCGACGACCTGGCTGCACCCCGCGTCCGGCAGCTCCCCCTACTCCGGCGACACCAAGGCGCTGTTCCCGTGGACGCTGGCCAAGGCGTTCCTGTCGTCGCCGGCCGCGTTGGCCGAGTCGATCAAGCAGCGCCGCGCCAAGCTCGACCAGAACGATGCCAAGCAGCGGGCCGAGCTCAAAGCCCTCAACACCCTCGACGAGCTCAACGAAGTAGCCCTGGGCGATCAGGCCGGCAAGTTCGCCGCATTGGTCAAGCGCCTCAAGCAGATTGGTGTCGGCAAGGGATCAGAGACCCGTGCGGTGGTGTTCGCCGAGCGGATCGCCACGCTGACCTGGCTGCGAAACAACCTGCCCGCGGCGCTCGGTCTGAAAAGCGAGAACATCGCCATGCTGCATGGCGGGCTGTCCGACGTCGAGCAGCAAGAACTCGTCGACAGCTTCAAACTGGAGACCTCGCCGATCCGAGTGCTGGTGACCGGTGACGTCGCCTCCGAAGGCGTGAACCTGCACGCGCAGTGTCATCACCTGATCCACTACGACATCCCGTGGAGCCTGATCCGCATCGAGCAGCGCAACGGTCGTATCGACCGCTACGGGCAGAAGCATCCGCCGGTGATGTCCTCGCTGATCCTCGAGCCCTCCGACCCCGAGTTCTCCGGCGACCTGCGGGTGCTGTCGCGGTTGCTAGAACGGGAGAACCAGGCCCACGAAACGCTCGGCGATGTGGCCTCGCTGATGGGCAAGCACAGCGTCACCGAGGAAGAGAACGTGATCCGCGATGTGCTCGCCAAGGGGTCTGAGCTCGACGACGCGGTTCGTACCGCTGCCGAGGTCGCTGCCGGGGAGGACCTCGATGCGTTCTTCGCAGAATTCGATGCCGTTGAGGCGACTGCGACGCCGTTGCCAGCATCTCCGCGCCAAAGCCTCTATCCCGATGACCTGACCTTCCTCGACGAGGCGCTGCACGCGGCATTCCACGACAAGCCGCACGCCAAACCCGAGCAGGGCGGTATCGGCTGGACGGTCAGTGCGCCGCACGGCATTGCCGAACTGTCCCCGCCCCGCGATCTTCGGCAACGGCTCGCGCAGCTTCCACAGAACTATCTGCAGCACGGCCGGGTACTGGAGCGGCTCAAGCTCGCCACCAACCCGACGGTCGGCACCGCCCAGTTGCGCATCGCGCGAGAAGGCAAGGGCATCAACAACACAACCTGGCCCGAGGCGCACTACCTGGGTCCGCTACACCCCGTGCTGGACTGGGCCAGTGACCGCGCGCTGACAGCGCTGGGCCGCAATCAGGTGTTCGCGATCCGGGGCGACGTCGACGCCCCCACGGTGTTGCTCATGGGCACCTTGAGCAACAAACGGGGACAGCTGATCTCGCGGGTGTTCTCCACCGCGGTGTTCCGCAAACCGGCCAACCCTGACTTCTGCATGGTCGAACCTCTCGAAGACATCAGCTTCCTCACCTCGCAAACCGGTCTCAAACCGGGCGCGTCCAATCCGGGACCGATCGCCGGACCCGAGCGCTACCAGGCGCTGATCCCGATCGCCGTCGAGCGTGCCCGACTCCAGATGCGCACGGTACTCACTGCACAAGAAGCAGCCACCACCGAACGCCTGGCCCAGTGGCGCATGCGGGCGCAGCGCTGGCACGACGATGCCGAACAACTCGAACTCTTCGGGGCGCAGCGCTCAAAGGTGAGCAAGCTCGGGCAGCGCATCAACGACGAGCAGCGCCTGGCCGACCTGCTGGCCCCCACCCAGCAGCTGGTCCGCCCGCTGCTGATCATCGTGCCCACCGACATCCCCGTCGCCGGAAAGGAACTCTGA
- a CDS encoding Eco57I restriction-modification methylase domain-containing protein: MPSYDSIVVGEDWISEHYFTTDSTKESFQGKVIELRKQWDAEAAEGRDTVQRRLLAAAGELQTELSTLAENPDGAPGAHATIRTVLGFPETLTDYTGERAGTELRLPNARPPGVTSMLLLQARPVESVDDLLDPETGLLLDAGEEDGKRIDSVTKAVSAAFRADEPPTFIVVQAGQWMLLAEGQRWAEGRYLAVDLLVVTERRDDKRGGELDRAAAILGRQALLPDADGNIWWAGVLEDSVKHTVGVSKDLREGIRLSIEIIANDVVGRRAEQGLPLDEIDAQQLAKHSLRFLYRILFLLYAEASPEMRVLPSGAPEYGEGYGLDRLRELTLTELVSPAAKFGTHLYESLAKLFDLVDGGHHPHTPEVGDGTDDPAPGLEFNELRADLFAPAATALIDEVGLSNEATQRVLQHLLLSKESKGRKGADRGFISYAELGINQLGAVYEGLMSYTGFFADEDLYEVAKNGDPEKGSWVVPVTRADHLSESDFVTTEDEATGEKIPVLHRQGTFVFRLAGRERQQSASYYTPEVLTKFVVSQALEELLDQNGERTTPEQILQLTICEPALGSGAFAIEAVRQLAAEYLKRQQEDRGKVIDADQYQVELQKVKAYLALHQVYGVDLNATAVELAEISLWLDTMVAGLQAPWFGLHLRRGNSLIGARRAVYAPTLLAKKAWLKEVPKDVPLGDEIGADIHHFLLPSEGWGAVIDTAEAKTYAANKREELRVWRNSIRANPSPAIKKRLAALARRVETLWELTLRRLTIAESEIRRDIDVWSLHSDDRSGAVVTREQIEAVLHDENGAYRRLRRVMDAWCALWSWPLTTDIEPPDWDRWVGALEALLGVPPKAGKFEKYGQTSLAGDLSWHELDLAEDTDRTFSQALPIEKVLDGFPWLAVSQSIAEMQGFFHWELDFAPVFASGGFDLQVGNPPWVRPDWDEAGVLAEFDPWWQLNDEPSEAVKLQKRDETLTQLGSVDGYLDERAAQAGITEHLGSDVDRPILTGLRTDLYRCFMERSWRSMAARGIVALIHPESHFTELRAKNLRRAAYERLRRHWQFKNNAYVFREISHKRDFGVHVYGVSTGTIDFLQAGWIYHPSVLERSFHHDGSGQAPGVRDADDNWDMRPHAERIVRVDESVLAGWAALIDESGVRPTEARMLYPVNRASAEALVRIAAAPRLGDIGFEWTYGWNETTDRKLGLLDSASAVPELWDYAILQGPHLTVATPLYQQPNPNPRNRQDTTLIDLESIDEDFIPRTNYQVAKPYSEYIAAYSKWRGEPSSGYFRLAWRKMADTAIVRTLHSALIAPGPCHVHGLLSLTTTDSVDLAVAAGFSSSLVADFLIKATGLANISSEVLGRTPHVRHHPLEGQLVVRTLRLNCLVRPYAPLWEDLYDTAWQQDSWAPHVGVDFADRGLLGAVDKKWAWATPLRRAADRRQALVENDAIVAIMLGITAEELRTIYRTQFPVLQKYERDALYDANGRQLPGKLASEYRKRGSLKPDDLTVDGVTYVEPFVGVDRERDMELAHKHFSDIAGE, from the coding sequence ATGCCGTCCTACGATTCCATCGTCGTCGGCGAGGACTGGATCAGCGAGCACTACTTCACCACCGACTCCACCAAGGAATCCTTCCAGGGCAAGGTGATCGAGCTGCGCAAGCAGTGGGACGCCGAAGCGGCGGAGGGCCGGGACACGGTGCAACGACGGCTGTTGGCCGCTGCCGGCGAATTGCAGACCGAGTTGTCGACCCTGGCCGAGAACCCAGACGGGGCGCCCGGCGCACACGCCACGATTCGGACCGTTCTCGGGTTTCCCGAGACGCTTACCGACTACACCGGCGAGCGTGCCGGCACCGAGCTACGGTTGCCCAACGCCCGGCCGCCCGGTGTGACGAGCATGTTGTTGCTGCAGGCCCGCCCGGTCGAATCGGTTGACGACCTGCTTGACCCCGAAACCGGGCTGCTGCTCGACGCGGGGGAGGAGGACGGCAAGCGCATCGACTCGGTGACCAAGGCGGTGTCGGCCGCGTTCCGCGCCGATGAACCCCCCACGTTCATTGTGGTGCAGGCTGGCCAGTGGATGCTGCTGGCCGAGGGGCAGCGGTGGGCTGAAGGACGGTACCTGGCCGTCGACCTGCTGGTGGTCACCGAACGTCGCGATGACAAGCGCGGCGGTGAACTTGACCGGGCCGCCGCGATCCTCGGGCGCCAGGCCTTGCTGCCCGACGCTGACGGAAACATCTGGTGGGCAGGTGTTCTCGAAGATTCGGTCAAACACACCGTCGGGGTGTCCAAGGATCTGCGTGAAGGCATCCGACTCTCCATCGAGATCATCGCCAACGACGTGGTGGGCCGCCGCGCCGAGCAGGGCCTGCCGCTGGATGAGATCGACGCCCAACAACTCGCCAAGCACTCGCTGCGATTCCTCTACCGCATCCTGTTCCTGCTCTACGCCGAAGCCTCCCCGGAGATGCGAGTGCTGCCCTCGGGAGCCCCCGAATACGGTGAGGGGTACGGCCTGGATCGGCTGCGTGAGCTGACGCTGACCGAATTGGTTTCGCCCGCTGCGAAATTCGGTACGCACCTGTACGAGTCGCTGGCCAAGCTGTTCGATCTCGTCGACGGCGGTCATCACCCGCACACACCCGAGGTGGGCGATGGAACCGACGATCCGGCACCCGGTTTGGAGTTCAACGAACTACGCGCCGACCTGTTCGCACCCGCCGCCACCGCACTCATCGACGAGGTCGGGCTCAGCAACGAGGCGACGCAGCGAGTACTGCAACACTTGCTCCTGTCCAAAGAGTCCAAGGGACGTAAAGGCGCTGACCGAGGGTTCATCTCGTATGCCGAGCTCGGCATCAACCAGCTCGGTGCCGTATACGAGGGTCTGATGTCCTACACCGGCTTCTTCGCCGACGAAGACCTCTACGAGGTCGCCAAGAACGGTGACCCGGAAAAGGGGTCGTGGGTGGTTCCGGTGACGCGCGCCGATCACCTCTCGGAGTCAGATTTCGTGACGACGGAGGACGAGGCTACCGGCGAAAAGATTCCGGTGCTTCACCGTCAGGGCACCTTTGTGTTCCGGCTCGCTGGCCGGGAACGCCAACAATCAGCCTCGTACTACACGCCCGAGGTGTTGACGAAATTCGTTGTTTCCCAGGCCCTCGAAGAATTGCTGGACCAGAACGGCGAGCGCACCACGCCGGAACAGATTCTGCAGCTGACCATCTGCGAGCCTGCGCTGGGGTCCGGTGCGTTCGCGATCGAGGCGGTGCGCCAACTGGCCGCCGAGTACCTCAAGCGTCAGCAGGAGGATCGCGGAAAGGTCATCGACGCCGACCAGTACCAGGTCGAGCTGCAGAAGGTGAAGGCATACCTCGCCCTGCACCAGGTGTACGGGGTGGACCTGAATGCGACCGCGGTGGAGCTGGCCGAGATCTCGCTGTGGCTCGACACCATGGTCGCCGGGTTGCAGGCACCGTGGTTCGGGTTGCACCTCCGGCGCGGCAACTCGTTGATCGGTGCCCGGCGAGCGGTGTATGCGCCGACGCTGCTGGCCAAGAAGGCATGGCTGAAGGAGGTACCCAAGGATGTTCCGCTCGGAGACGAGATAGGTGCGGACATTCACCATTTTTTGCTGCCATCCGAGGGGTGGGGTGCGGTCATCGATACTGCCGAGGCCAAAACCTACGCTGCGAACAAGCGTGAGGAACTCCGGGTGTGGCGCAACAGTATTCGCGCCAATCCGAGCCCGGCGATCAAGAAGCGACTGGCCGCGCTGGCACGGCGGGTGGAGACTTTGTGGGAGCTGACTCTGCGCCGGCTGACCATCGCAGAATCGGAGATCCGCCGCGACATCGACGTGTGGAGTCTCCATTCGGATGATCGGTCGGGTGCTGTGGTGACCCGCGAGCAGATCGAAGCGGTACTCCACGACGAGAATGGTGCCTACCGTCGGCTGCGTCGGGTAATGGACGCCTGGTGTGCGCTGTGGTCCTGGCCGCTGACCACCGACATCGAGCCGCCCGATTGGGATCGGTGGGTCGGCGCGCTGGAGGCGCTCCTCGGCGTGCCGCCGAAGGCTGGCAAATTCGAGAAGTACGGCCAAACCAGCCTTGCGGGTGATCTGAGTTGGCACGAGCTTGATCTCGCCGAGGACACTGATCGCACCTTTTCGCAAGCACTTCCGATCGAGAAGGTGCTCGACGGCTTCCCCTGGTTGGCGGTCAGCCAGTCCATCGCCGAGATGCAGGGCTTCTTCCACTGGGAGCTGGACTTCGCGCCGGTGTTCGCCAGCGGAGGATTCGACTTGCAGGTCGGTAATCCGCCATGGGTGCGCCCTGACTGGGATGAGGCCGGAGTGCTCGCCGAATTCGACCCTTGGTGGCAGCTCAATGACGAACCCTCCGAAGCGGTGAAGTTGCAGAAACGGGACGAGACGTTGACGCAATTAGGTTCGGTGGACGGCTATCTGGACGAACGGGCCGCGCAGGCAGGAATTACCGAGCATCTTGGTTCGGATGTCGACAGACCCATACTGACTGGGCTTCGGACTGATCTTTACCGCTGCTTCATGGAGCGCTCCTGGCGGTCGATGGCCGCACGCGGAATTGTTGCTCTCATCCACCCGGAAAGCCACTTCACCGAGTTACGAGCGAAGAATCTTCGCCGGGCAGCGTATGAGCGACTTCGGCGACATTGGCAATTCAAGAATAACGCCTATGTCTTCCGTGAAATCAGCCACAAGCGCGATTTCGGTGTCCACGTCTACGGTGTCAGCACCGGCACCATTGACTTTCTGCAAGCTGGGTGGATATATCACCCCAGTGTTCTCGAACGGTCCTTCCATCATGACGGTTCTGGGCAAGCCCCAGGCGTCCGCGATGCCGACGATAACTGGGATATGCGGCCGCATGCCGAGCGAATCGTCCGAGTTGACGAATCAGTCCTCGCAGGGTGGGCAGCTCTAATAGATGAGTCTGGCGTTCGGCCCACCGAGGCCCGGATGCTATATCCGGTGAATCGAGCCAGTGCCGAGGCGCTCGTCAGGATAGCTGCGGCACCGCGCCTAGGGGACATCGGTTTCGAGTGGACGTATGGGTGGAACGAGACCACAGATAGGAAGCTCGGATTGCTTGACTCGGCCTCTGCGGTTCCCGAACTATGGGATTACGCCATCCTCCAGGGGCCACATCTAACCGTTGCTACTCCGCTGTACCAGCAACCCAACCCGAACCCGAGGAACCGGCAAGATACTACGCTGATCGACCTCGAATCGATTGACGAAGACTTCATTCCCCGCACGAACTACCAAGTCGCGAAGCCATACTCCGAGTATATTGCCGCCTACTCCAAATGGCGCGGCGAACCCAGTTCGGGGTATTTCCGCCTGGCGTGGAGAAAGATGGCAGACACCGCTATTGTCCGCACACTGCACTCTGCGCTGATTGCACCAGGCCCATGCCATGTCCATGGCTTACTGTCGCTCACAACGACGGATTCGGTCGATCTCGCTGTCGCAGCGGGATTCAGTAGTTCACTTGTCGCCGACTTTCTAATCAAGGCGACGGGCCTCGCGAATATCTCATCCGAAGTCCTCGGTAGGACTCCGCACGTCCGGCACCATCCTCTTGAGGGCCAACTAGTGGTACGGACACTTCGCCTAAACTGCCTGGTCCGGCCTTACGCCCCGCTGTGGGAGGATCTGTACGACACTGCGTGGCAGCAGGATTCGTGGGCTCCACATGTTGGGGTCGATTTTGCAGACCGTGGGTTGTTGGGTGCCGTCGACAAGAAATGGGCGTGGGCTACGCCGCTGCGTAGAGCGGCAGACCGCCGGCAGGCGTTGGTGGAGAATGACGCGATCGTCGCGATCATGCTCGGCATCACCGCTGAGGAACTGCGGACGATCTACCGCACTCAGTTCCCGGTGCTGCAGAAGTACGAGCGTGACGCGCTTTACGACGCAAACGGCCGACAACTGCCCGGCAAGTTGGCATCCGAGTACCGCAAGAGAGGCTCGTTGAAGCCCGACGACCTCACAGTTGACGGTGTTACCTACGTCGAGCCGTTTGTCGGGGTGGATCGGGAGCGCGACATGGAGTTGGCGCACAAGCATTTCAGCGATATTGCGGGCGAATGA